The following coding sequences are from one Megamonas funiformis window:
- a CDS encoding response regulator transcription factor produces MSRTLKILLADDHSILRTGLKLLLSTQKDFKVVAEASNGKEVLSLLDDGLEVDVILLDLSMPVMSGLDCLRELNKRQSISSINVLVLTMHNEQQYIKEVMLLGAKGCLRKDTLDTELFKALRTLAEGRRYLAENDANSLLDSLMYIPPKKESLSSREEEVLNYIVRGYSLSDIAQKLCLSVKTISTYKTRIMTKLNCKQNSDLVNYALKNNILDKY; encoded by the coding sequence ATGAGTAGAACTTTAAAAATTTTATTAGCAGACGATCATAGTATATTGAGAACTGGTTTAAAGTTATTACTTTCTACTCAGAAAGATTTCAAGGTGGTAGCAGAAGCTTCTAATGGCAAAGAAGTTTTATCTTTACTAGATGATGGCTTAGAAGTAGATGTTATCTTATTGGATTTATCTATGCCTGTTATGAGTGGGCTTGATTGCTTACGTGAATTAAATAAAAGACAGAGTATTTCTAGTATAAATGTATTAGTATTGACTATGCACAATGAGCAACAATATATCAAAGAAGTTATGCTTTTAGGTGCAAAAGGTTGTTTACGTAAAGATACATTAGATACAGAATTATTTAAAGCATTAAGAACTTTAGCTGAAGGAAGACGTTATTTAGCAGAAAATGATGCAAATAGTTTATTAGATAGTTTGATGTATATTCCACCGAAAAAAGAAAGCTTATCTTCACGTGAAGAAGAGGTTTTAAATTATATAGTTAGAGGATATTCTTTATCGGATATAGCACAAAAATTATGTTTATCTGTAAAAACTATTTCAACATATAAAACGCGAATAATGACTAAGCTGAACTGCAAACAGAATTCAGATTTAGTGAATTATGCTTTAAAGAATAATATTTTAGATAAGTATTGA
- the mfd gene encoding transcription-repair coupling factor — translation MNILFPALAKEVTLTKINECFNQDYGQNYIYGLAGTQKHIVIANAYKQNPKTTIIITHNQDGVEEWYNDFSSLLPEASIWELPALDVMSVSATAKSLELKAKRMKILGMLTRKEPVIILATTNAAMQKDMSRQDFENSSVQIELNKEYEHDKILEQLVSLGYERVDKVEQIGQFSARGGIIDIYPINSDTPIRIEFFDSEIESIREFAIDSQRSLRNIAKCEILPLMQMDDTGSPAIFLSYLNKDCNVILDEPLHLKEAVEGSIKENPEIKEFVYDWNYILTSAKKHNIIYMSLMMQRIADTEPEQLISVAVKSTAPFQKQMHLLGEEIKNWLEQKNEILICLGDKTKIAYLQDVLEQQKIPVSRESEPKELSKDRVTFIVGSLLNGFEFPQSRLVVITEKDILGRQKKKLRPRQSGKNKNDKISHFRDINIGDYVVHVNHGIGKYLGVETLTIGNVHRDYLHIKYSGTDKLFVPTDQVHLIQKYIGSEGDVPRLSKMNGTAWKKANAKAKASVENIAKDLINLYAERKNGKGFAFAPDTPWQKEFEDAFPYEETPDQLKAIAEIKADMEKPVPMDRLLCGDVGFGKTEVAIRAAFKAVMSNKQVAVLVPTTVLVQQHYQTFSNRFNDFGPKIGIICRFNSPKEQKKVLEDLATGQIDILIGTHAILNEKKVKFKDLGLLIVDEEQRFGVKQKEKIKRISKNIDVLSLSATPIPRTLHMSLVGARDMSVIETPPQERFPVQTYVIENNDMIIKDAIKREVRRGGQVYFIYNRVETIDKMYLHLLSMLPDVKIGIAHGQMSEEELERAMLNFYEGKYDILLATSIIENGLDVSNANTIIIYDADYFGLSQLYQMRGRVGRSKQMAFAYFIYQKDKILSEMAEKRLQAIKEFAQLGSGFKIAMRDLEIRGAGDLLGSQQHGHISSVGFEMYCRLLEEAVETLQTGKEPEKVVEPIIELKEDAYLDGEYINDATNKIEIYQRIAAIRTDEHADQLEEELIDRFGALTEPVKKIMQVARLKNYARKLKIKSIIEKPAFVEIYFDKAPNIETENMLLAKKQFDNLLKFVPKQNTIQIKITPINKKHIINLCLKVVKVLTGEKLQKMTLKKEEKK, via the coding sequence ATGAATATACTCTTTCCTGCATTAGCTAAAGAGGTAACTTTAACTAAGATAAATGAATGTTTTAATCAAGATTATGGTCAAAATTATATTTATGGCTTAGCAGGTACACAAAAACATATAGTTATTGCTAATGCATATAAACAGAATCCTAAAACGACAATTATTATTACACATAATCAAGATGGTGTAGAAGAATGGTATAATGATTTCTCTTCATTATTGCCAGAAGCATCTATTTGGGAATTGCCAGCATTAGATGTCATGTCTGTAAGTGCTACAGCAAAAAGCTTAGAATTAAAAGCTAAGAGAATGAAAATTTTGGGAATGCTCACTAGAAAAGAGCCTGTCATTATTTTAGCGACTACCAATGCTGCTATGCAAAAAGACATGTCTCGTCAGGATTTTGAAAATTCTAGTGTGCAAATAGAACTCAATAAAGAATACGAACATGATAAAATTTTAGAACAATTAGTATCTTTAGGTTATGAACGTGTAGATAAAGTCGAACAAATAGGGCAATTCAGTGCTCGTGGTGGAATTATAGATATTTATCCTATAAATTCAGATACGCCTATACGTATTGAGTTTTTTGACAGTGAAATAGAGTCCATACGTGAATTTGCTATAGATAGTCAACGTTCTTTGCGCAATATAGCTAAATGTGAAATCTTGCCATTGATGCAAATGGACGATACAGGCTCACCAGCTATATTTTTATCTTATTTAAATAAAGATTGTAATGTAATTTTAGATGAACCACTACATTTAAAAGAAGCTGTTGAAGGCAGTATAAAAGAAAATCCTGAGATAAAAGAATTTGTCTATGACTGGAATTATATTTTAACTTCTGCAAAAAAGCATAATATTATTTATATGTCTTTGATGATGCAACGAATAGCAGATACAGAGCCAGAACAGCTCATCAGTGTAGCAGTAAAATCTACAGCACCTTTTCAAAAGCAGATGCATTTATTAGGTGAAGAAATTAAAAATTGGCTAGAACAAAAAAATGAAATATTGATTTGTTTGGGTGATAAAACAAAAATAGCATATTTACAAGATGTATTAGAACAACAAAAAATACCTGTATCACGAGAAAGTGAGCCGAAAGAATTATCCAAAGATAGAGTTACATTTATCGTAGGTTCACTTTTAAATGGTTTTGAATTCCCTCAATCTCGATTGGTGGTAATCACAGAAAAAGATATATTAGGTCGTCAAAAGAAAAAGTTAAGACCACGTCAATCGGGTAAAAATAAAAATGATAAAATATCTCATTTTAGAGATATAAATATCGGCGATTATGTTGTACATGTAAATCATGGTATTGGTAAATATCTAGGTGTGGAAACATTGACAATAGGCAATGTTCATCGTGATTATTTACATATAAAATACAGCGGTACAGATAAATTATTCGTGCCAACAGACCAAGTGCATTTAATTCAAAAATATATTGGTTCTGAAGGTGATGTGCCTCGTTTATCTAAGATGAATGGTACAGCATGGAAAAAAGCAAACGCAAAAGCAAAAGCTTCTGTAGAAAATATTGCTAAAGATTTAATCAATCTCTATGCAGAACGTAAGAATGGCAAAGGTTTTGCATTTGCTCCAGATACGCCATGGCAAAAAGAATTTGAAGATGCTTTTCCTTATGAAGAAACACCTGACCAATTAAAAGCGATAGCAGAGATAAAAGCAGATATGGAAAAACCTGTTCCTATGGATAGACTTTTATGCGGTGATGTAGGCTTTGGTAAAACAGAAGTAGCCATTAGAGCTGCTTTTAAAGCTGTAATGAGCAATAAACAAGTTGCTGTATTAGTGCCGACTACTGTATTAGTGCAACAACATTATCAAACTTTTAGCAATCGTTTTAATGATTTTGGACCGAAAATCGGCATTATTTGTAGATTTAATAGCCCGAAAGAACAAAAGAAAGTTTTAGAAGATTTGGCAACAGGTCAAATTGATATTTTGATTGGTACTCATGCTATTTTGAATGAGAAAAAAGTAAAATTTAAAGATTTAGGTTTATTGATTGTTGATGAAGAACAGCGTTTTGGCGTAAAACAAAAAGAAAAAATAAAACGCATAAGTAAAAATATCGATGTATTATCTTTGAGTGCAACACCTATACCACGTACACTGCATATGTCTCTTGTAGGTGCTAGAGATATGTCTGTTATCGAAACTCCACCACAGGAGCGTTTCCCTGTGCAGACTTATGTAATTGAAAATAATGATATGATTATTAAAGATGCTATTAAGCGTGAAGTTCGTCGTGGCGGTCAGGTATATTTTATTTACAATAGAGTAGAAACTATAGATAAGATGTATTTGCATTTATTATCTATGCTTCCTGATGTAAAAATAGGGATAGCTCATGGGCAGATGAGTGAAGAAGAATTAGAAAGAGCTATGCTCAATTTTTATGAAGGAAAATACGATATCTTATTGGCTACAAGCATTATTGAAAATGGTTTAGATGTATCAAATGCTAATACTATAATTATTTATGATGCAGATTATTTTGGTCTATCTCAGCTCTATCAGATGCGAGGCCGTGTAGGTCGTTCAAAACAAATGGCATTTGCATATTTTATTTATCAGAAAGATAAAATCTTATCTGAAATGGCAGAAAAGAGATTACAGGCAATAAAAGAATTTGCTCAATTAGGTTCTGGATTTAAAATTGCTATGCGAGATTTAGAAATTCGCGGTGCTGGTGATTTATTAGGTTCTCAACAACATGGTCATATTTCTAGTGTGGGTTTTGAGATGTATTGTCGTCTATTAGAAGAAGCAGTAGAAACATTGCAAACAGGTAAAGAGCCAGAAAAAGTAGTAGAACCGATAATTGAATTGAAAGAAGATGCTTATTTAGATGGAGAATATATAAATGACGCCACTAATAAGATTGAAATTTATCAACGCATTGCAGCGATACGAACAGACGAACATGCAGACCAATTAGAGGAAGAATTAATCGACCGTTTTGGTGCATTGACTGAACCTGTAAAGAAAATAATGCAAGTAGCACGATTGAAAAATTATGCTCGTAAATTAAAAATAAAATCTATTATTGAAAAACCTGCTTTTGTGGAAATATATTTTGATAAAGCACCAAATATAGAGACAGAAAATATGCTTTTAGCGAAAAAGCAATTTGATAATCTATTAAAATTTGTGCCAAAACAAAATACGATACAGATAAAAATTACGCCAATAAATAAAAAACATATAATAAATTTATGTTTAAAAGTAGTAAAAGTTTTAACAGGTGAAAAATTACAGAAGATGACTCTTAAAAAAGAGGAGAAAAAATAA
- a CDS encoding CTP synthase, translating to MAKYIFVTGGVVSSLGKGITAASLGRLLKSRGIKVTIQKFDPYINIDPGTMSPYQHGEVFVTEDGAETDLDLGHYERFIDINLTKNSNVTTGKIYWSVLNKERRGDYLGKTVQVIPHITNEIKQRVYDVAAHDDADVVITEIGGTVGDIESLPFLEAIRQVKKEVSKHDVLYIHVTLIPFISAAGELKTKPTQHSVKELRSIGIQPDILVCRTEQELSKDMKEKLALFCDVDADAVIQNMTASTIYEVPLMMQKEGLDKIVLEKLEMDYRPAHMEEWERMVHRIKNPANKVKIAVVGKYVELPDAYISVTEALHHAGIYNSTDVKIKWVNAEEIEKEGTDLSDVFAGCKGILVPGGFGDRGVEGKISAIKYARENKIPFLGLCLGMQCSVIEFARHVCGMEDAHSSEFNPETNHPVIALMSSQINVEDKGGTMRLGSYPCKVTPGTKTYEAYGSELIHERHRHRFEFNNEFKQELTDAGLVIAGVCPDNGLVEIVEVKDHPWFVASQFHPELKSRPNNPQPLFRDFVKAALAVGK from the coding sequence ATGGCAAAGTATATATTTGTTACTGGCGGTGTAGTTTCTTCTTTAGGTAAAGGTATCACAGCAGCTTCTTTAGGTCGTTTATTAAAAAGCCGTGGTATTAAAGTAACAATTCAAAAATTTGACCCATATATTAACATTGACCCAGGTACTATGAGTCCTTATCAGCATGGTGAAGTTTTCGTAACAGAAGATGGTGCAGAAACTGACCTTGACCTTGGACATTATGAACGTTTTATTGATATCAATCTTACAAAAAATTCTAACGTAACTACTGGTAAAATTTACTGGTCTGTATTAAATAAAGAACGTCGTGGTGATTACCTCGGTAAAACTGTTCAGGTAATTCCACATATCACAAATGAAATTAAACAACGTGTATATGACGTTGCTGCTCATGATGATGCAGATGTAGTTATCACTGAAATCGGTGGTACAGTAGGGGATATCGAAAGTCTTCCATTCCTCGAAGCTATTCGTCAGGTTAAAAAAGAAGTAAGTAAACACGATGTATTATACATTCATGTAACTTTAATTCCATTTATCTCTGCTGCTGGCGAATTAAAAACAAAACCAACTCAGCATAGCGTAAAAGAACTTCGTAGCATTGGTATTCAGCCAGATATTCTTGTTTGCCGTACAGAACAAGAACTTTCTAAAGATATGAAAGAAAAATTAGCTCTTTTCTGTGACGTAGATGCAGATGCAGTTATTCAGAATATGACAGCTTCTACAATTTATGAAGTACCTTTAATGATGCAAAAAGAAGGTCTTGATAAAATTGTTCTTGAAAAATTAGAAATGGATTATCGCCCAGCTCATATGGAAGAATGGGAACGTATGGTTCATCGCATTAAAAATCCTGCAAATAAAGTAAAAATTGCTGTTGTAGGTAAATATGTAGAATTACCAGACGCATATATTTCTGTTACAGAAGCATTACATCATGCAGGCATCTACAATTCTACAGATGTAAAAATCAAATGGGTTAACGCTGAAGAAATTGAAAAAGAAGGCACTGATTTAAGCGACGTATTTGCAGGTTGCAAAGGTATCTTAGTACCAGGTGGTTTCGGCGATCGTGGTGTTGAAGGTAAAATTTCCGCAATTAAATACGCTCGTGAAAATAAAATCCCATTCTTAGGTTTATGCCTTGGTATGCAATGTTCTGTTATTGAATTTGCTCGCCATGTATGTGGTATGGAAGATGCTCATAGCTCTGAATTCAATCCAGAAACAAATCATCCAGTAATCGCTTTAATGTCTTCTCAGATCAATGTTGAAGACAAAGGTGGTACAATGAGACTTGGTTCTTATCCATGTAAAGTAACACCAGGTACAAAAACTTATGAAGCTTATGGCAGTGAATTAATTCATGAACGTCATCGTCATCGTTTTGAATTCAACAATGAATTTAAACAAGAACTCACTGATGCTGGTCTTGTAATTGCTGGTGTTTGCCCAGATAATGGACTTGTAGAAATCGTAGAAGTAAAAGATCATCCTTGGTTTGTAGCTTCTCAGTTCCATCCAGAATTAAAATCTCGTCCAAATAATCCACAACCATTATTCCGTGACTTTGTAAAAGCAGCTTTAGCTGTAGGTAAATAA
- a CDS encoding GntR family transcriptional regulator, whose translation MKKYESIYHDLLALIENNKIKAGEKLPSEFDLQNKYQASRDTIRKALLLLSQNGYIQKSQGKSSIVLDINRFNFPVSGLTSFKEIASDIKGKVETIVHTCECIEPDEEIKKLLMLKSGTKVWYIERVRKKYRAFLDGKRRKRFSF comes from the coding sequence ATGAAAAAATATGAAAGTATTTATCATGATTTATTGGCTTTGATTGAAAATAATAAAATTAAAGCTGGAGAAAAATTGCCTAGTGAGTTTGATTTACAAAATAAATATCAAGCTTCACGAGATACAATTAGAAAAGCATTATTATTATTATCTCAAAATGGATATATTCAAAAATCACAGGGAAAAAGTTCAATTGTATTAGATATCAATAGATTTAATTTTCCAGTATCAGGGCTTACTAGTTTTAAAGAAATTGCAAGTGATATAAAAGGCAAAGTTGAAACTATCGTGCATACTTGTGAATGTATTGAGCCAGATGAAGAAATAAAAAAATTATTGATGTTAAAAAGTGGTACTAAAGTTTGGTATATAGAACGTGTACGTAAAAAATATCGTGCATTTTTGGATGGAAAAAGGCGTAAAAGGTTTTCGTTTTGA
- a CDS encoding sensor histidine kinase gives MVKIIYTKTKIDLEIIDDGIGFNEETAKRAKLNHHLGLRSMQKRIELLQGEFEIISKMNEGTIIKIVIPVENIPTREDFDYE, from the coding sequence TTGGTAAAAATTATTTATACAAAGACAAAGATAGATTTAGAAATTATTGATGATGGTATTGGTTTTAATGAAGAAACGGCAAAAAGAGCAAAATTAAATCATCATTTAGGTCTTAGAAGTATGCAAAAACGCATAGAATTATTACAAGGTGAATTTGAAATAATTTCTAAAATGAATGAAGGTACAATAATAAAAATTGTGATACCTGTAGAAAATATACCAACAAGAGAGGATTTTGATTATGAGTAG
- the argS gene encoding arginine--tRNA ligase produces the protein MDTKDLLIQAIKDAVAKAIAEQALPEGQLPTVILEVPPKKELGDFASNIAMQSARVFHVAPRKIAEEIVSRLDATFLEKTEIAGPGFINFYLKSDVIYDALANLLKAGSEYGNLPKQETPRIQVEYVSANPTGPLHVGHGRGAAFGSALVNLMRAAGYNVSSEYYINDAGKQIDNLALSVNARYLELLGKEVEFPENGYHGQDIIETAKRIIAKDGDKYLNMSDEERLSIFKELALKEKLAALKEDLAAFNVHFDVWFSERTLHPDAVNAVCDKLLANGNMYKQDGALWLKSTAYGDDKDRVVIRDNGVPTYLAADIAYHDNKFERKFDKLINIWGADHHGYVCRVKAAMAALGYNADDLEVLLLQMVSLYRDGELVKMSKRTGQSVTLSELIEEVGADAARFFFIMRSLDSQLDFDLNLAKSQSNENPVYYVQYAYARICSIFRQMKEAGIETTENPQLSLLTDEAEIALIKKLLSYPDEIATAAKNKAPHRIATYVHDLASMFHSFYNKCRILGVDAKLAGARLALCLAVKYVLAHALAILGVNAPEKM, from the coding sequence TTGGATACTAAAGATTTGCTTATACAAGCCATCAAAGATGCAGTTGCAAAAGCTATAGCTGAGCAGGCACTTCCTGAAGGACAGTTACCTACTGTTATTTTAGAAGTACCACCAAAGAAAGAATTAGGTGATTTCGCATCTAATATTGCTATGCAATCAGCTAGAGTTTTTCATGTAGCACCAAGAAAAATTGCTGAAGAAATTGTAAGCCGTTTAGATGCTACTTTTTTGGAAAAAACAGAAATTGCAGGACCTGGATTTATTAATTTTTACTTAAAATCTGATGTTATTTATGATGCTTTAGCTAATTTATTAAAAGCTGGCAGTGAATATGGTAATTTACCAAAACAAGAAACACCAAGAATTCAAGTAGAATATGTAAGTGCTAACCCTACTGGTCCACTTCATGTAGGTCATGGTCGTGGAGCTGCTTTTGGTAGTGCTTTAGTAAATCTTATGCGTGCAGCAGGATATAATGTTTCTAGTGAATATTATATAAATGATGCTGGTAAACAGATTGATAACTTGGCATTATCTGTAAATGCTCGTTATCTTGAATTATTGGGTAAAGAAGTAGAGTTCCCAGAAAATGGTTACCATGGTCAAGACATCATTGAAACAGCAAAACGCATTATCGCTAAAGATGGTGATAAATATTTAAATATGTCTGATGAAGAAAGATTATCCATCTTTAAAGAATTAGCATTAAAAGAAAAATTAGCAGCATTAAAAGAAGATTTAGCTGCATTTAATGTTCATTTTGATGTATGGTTCAGTGAAAGAACACTTCATCCAGATGCTGTTAATGCTGTTTGTGATAAACTTTTAGCTAATGGCAACATGTATAAACAAGATGGTGCTTTATGGCTAAAATCCACTGCTTATGGTGATGATAAAGACCGCGTAGTTATTCGTGATAATGGTGTGCCTACTTATTTAGCAGCAGATATTGCATACCATGATAATAAATTTGAACGTAAATTTGATAAACTCATCAATATTTGGGGTGCTGACCACCATGGTTATGTTTGCCGTGTAAAAGCAGCAATGGCAGCACTTGGTTATAATGCTGATGATTTAGAAGTTTTATTATTACAAATGGTAAGCCTCTATCGTGATGGTGAACTTGTAAAAATGTCTAAACGTACAGGTCAAAGCGTAACTTTATCTGAATTAATCGAAGAAGTAGGTGCTGATGCAGCTCGTTTCTTCTTTATCATGCGTTCTTTAGACAGTCAGCTTGATTTTGATTTAAACTTAGCAAAATCTCAATCTAATGAAAATCCTGTATACTATGTTCAATATGCTTATGCTCGTATTTGTAGTATTTTCCGTCAAATGAAAGAAGCTGGTATTGAAACAACTGAAAATCCACAGCTTTCTTTATTGACAGATGAAGCAGAAATTGCTTTAATTAAAAAGTTATTATCTTATCCAGATGAAATTGCAACAGCAGCTAAAAATAAAGCACCACATCGTATTGCAACATATGTACATGATTTAGCATCTATGTTCCATAGTTTCTATAATAAATGCCGTATTTTAGGTGTAGATGCAAAATTAGCAGGAGCAAGACTTGCTCTTTGTTTAGCCGTAAAATATGTATTAGCTCATGCACTTGCAATTTTAGGTGTTAATGCACCAGAAAAAATGTAA
- a CDS encoding DUF1934 domain-containing protein codes for MNKVIVKINSKQKNDKQNTIKMKALANAYTKNGILYVIYKEKDLNEEKETSTMLKIQENSLTLTRTGGVQQQQVFVEGKESVSDYITPYGNLKMKVKTHRLEIITGMKSTIKIDYALYINNSWQSDNELMIRLEPAN; via the coding sequence ATGAACAAAGTTATTGTTAAAATTAACAGTAAACAAAAAAATGATAAACAAAATACAATAAAAATGAAGGCATTGGCTAATGCTTATACAAAAAATGGTATTTTGTATGTCATTTATAAAGAAAAAGATTTAAATGAAGAAAAAGAAACTTCAACGATGTTAAAAATACAGGAAAATAGCCTGACGCTTACGCGAACTGGTGGCGTACAACAACAGCAAGTTTTTGTCGAAGGAAAAGAAAGTGTAAGCGATTATATAACACCTTATGGTAATTTAAAAATGAAGGTAAAGACACATCGTTTGGAAATAATTACAGGCATGAAATCTACTATAAAAATAGATTATGCTTTATATATAAATAATAGTTGGCAAAGTGATAATGAACTTATGATTAGATTAGAGCCAGCAAATTGA
- a CDS encoding RNA-guided endonuclease InsQ/TnpB family protein — translation MKTYCFKLYKAKRNKKLHKVINIAGIIYNHCIALHKRYYRLFKKSLNIYKLQKHLTKLKKIGKFSYFKEVGSQAIQDITQRIDRACKLFFRNLKHKIRTAPPSFKKIRKYKSFTLKQAGWKLLKGNIIEINKQKYKYFKSRDIEGIVKTITIKRDTLGDIYLYFVCETNENKVLARTGKSVGYDFGLKQFLTASDNEDIKAPLFFKQNVNDIKKANRILSRKKKGSNHRRLAKIALARLHKKISNQRKDFHFKLANKICSEYALICIEDLNIKGMQKRWGRKISDYGFSEFIKILEYKAREIGSIVQKVDRYYPSSQICHVCGTKNPETKNLAVREWICAKCKTTHDRDRNAAINIWKVGASTFFGEI, via the coding sequence GTGAAGACATATTGTTTTAAATTGTATAAGGCAAAAAGGAATAAAAAACTTCATAAAGTTATTAATATAGCTGGAATTATCTACAATCACTGTATTGCTTTGCATAAAAGATATTATCGTTTATTTAAAAAATCTCTTAATATCTATAAGCTTCAAAAACATTTAACTAAACTTAAGAAAATAGGTAAATTTAGCTATTTTAAAGAAGTAGGTTCGCAAGCTATTCAAGACATAACTCAAAGAATAGACCGTGCTTGTAAATTGTTTTTTAGAAATTTAAAACATAAAATTCGTACAGCACCACCATCTTTTAAAAAGATACGAAAATATAAATCATTCACGCTCAAACAAGCTGGTTGGAAGCTTTTAAAGGGTAATATTATAGAAATTAATAAACAAAAATACAAATATTTTAAAAGTAGAGATATTGAAGGAATAGTTAAAACAATAACAATTAAACGTGATACTTTAGGTGATATATATCTTTATTTTGTTTGTGAAACTAACGAGAATAAAGTTTTAGCAAGAACAGGTAAAAGCGTCGGCTATGACTTTGGACTAAAACAGTTTTTAACAGCATCGGATAATGAAGATATAAAAGCACCTTTATTTTTTAAGCAAAATGTTAATGATATAAAAAAGGCTAATAGAATATTATCTAGAAAAAAGAAAGGTTCAAATCATCGTAGATTAGCAAAAATAGCTCTTGCCAGATTGCATAAGAAAATATCTAATCAACGTAAAGATTTTCATTTTAAATTAGCAAATAAAATTTGTAGTGAATATGCTTTAATCTGCATAGAAGATTTGAATATAAAAGGAATGCAAAAACGTTGGGGTAGAAAAATATCTGACTATGGATTTAGTGAATTTATAAAAATTCTTGAATATAAAGCGAGAGAAATTGGCTCAATAGTGCAAAAGGTAGATAGATACTATCCAAGTTCGCAAATTTGCCATGTTTGTGGTACAAAAAATCCTGAAACTAAAAATTTGGCAGTTCGTGAGTGGATTTGCGCAAAGTGCAAAACCACTCACGATAGAGATAGAAATGCTGCTATAAATATATGGAAGGTTGGGGCATCAACCTTCTTTGGAGAGATATAG
- the rpoE gene encoding DNA-directed RNA polymerase subunit delta, with the protein MDFLHSSETDVAYYILNLANKPIFFKDLILEVIEKKCKPVQSLSASISEVYTLINMDARFQHTGNGMWGLVEWNPPETKRSSVSSSSSSTSKMKAMSNRRRTSLLEGIQDDTDKA; encoded by the coding sequence ATGGATTTTCTGCATAGTTCAGAAACAGATGTAGCATACTATATCTTAAATTTAGCTAATAAACCTATCTTTTTTAAAGACCTTATTTTAGAAGTAATAGAGAAAAAATGTAAACCAGTGCAGTCCTTATCTGCTTCTATATCTGAAGTATATACACTTATTAATATGGACGCTCGTTTTCAACATACAGGTAATGGTATGTGGGGTCTTGTAGAATGGAATCCACCAGAAACAAAACGTAGTAGTGTTTCTAGTAGTTCTTCTAGCACTAGCAAAATGAAAGCAATGTCCAACAGACGTCGTACTTCTTTATTAGAAGGCATTCAAGACGATACAGATAAAGCATAA
- the tnpA gene encoding IS200/IS605 family transposase — MKYKSNNNIVYSCKYHVVFCPKYRRKVLNNGVDERLKELINNICQELHVDLIEMEVKPDHVHLFLEVDPQFGIHKVVKRIKGISSRILREEFSWLKSRLPTLWTNSYFVSTVGGAPMSIIKQYIESQKRSE; from the coding sequence ATGAAATATAAATCAAATAATAATATAGTATATTCTTGTAAATATCATGTAGTATTTTGTCCTAAATATCGTAGAAAAGTCTTGAACAATGGTGTTGATGAACGATTAAAGGAGTTGATTAATAATATTTGTCAGGAGCTTCACGTCGATTTAATCGAGATGGAAGTAAAGCCAGACCATGTTCATTTGTTTTTAGAAGTTGATCCACAATTTGGTATACATAAAGTTGTTAAACGAATAAAAGGAATATCTTCAAGGATACTTCGAGAAGAATTTTCATGGTTAAAATCAAGGCTACCAACATTGTGGACAAATTCATATTTTGTATCTACAGTTGGTGGAGCACCAATGTCAATTATTAAACAGTATATAGAAAGTCAAAAGCGTTCAGAATAA